agccatctctgtgcaaagcacgtcgagggaaccggtctcgcgtaagcgtacgcgtaaggttggtccgggtcgtctcgtccaacaatgccgctgaaccaaaatatgacatgctggtaggcagtatgacttgtatcgtccacaactcacttgtgttctactcgtgcatataacatcaacatcattaacctaggctctgataccactgttgggtttcgtagtaatttcaaaaaatttcctacgcgcacacaggatcatgtgatgcatagcaacgaggggagagtgttgtctacgtacccaacgcagaccgactgcggaagcgatgacacgacgtagaggaagtagtcgtacgtcttcacgatccaaccgatcaagcaccgaaactacggcacctccgagttcgagcacacgttcagcccgatgacgatccccggactccgatccagcaaagtgtcggggaagagtttcgtcagcacgacggcgtggtgacgatcttgatgaactacagcagcagggcttcgcctaaactccgctacagtattatcgaggtatatggtggcagggggcaccgcacacggctaaggaatagatcacgtggatcaacttgtgtctatggggtgccccctgcccctgtatataaaggatggaggaggaggaggccggccaaggcaaaggtgcggccaggatagggagtcctactaggactccaagtcctagtaggagtccaccaagaggggaggaagggagaaggaataggaggagaaggagaggtggccggcccctttTTCCCTAGTCCAaatcggactagaggggagggggggcgcagcctttttctcctcttcccactaaagcccatcaaggcccaatactcttccccgtattcccgtaacccccggtactccggaaaatacccgaatcattcggaacctttccgaactccgaatatagtcgtccaatatatcgatctttacgtctcgaccatttcgagactcctcgtcatgtccccgatctcatccgggactccgaactccttcggtacatcaaaactcataaactcataatataactgtcatcgaaaccttaagcgtgcggaccctacgggttcgagaacaatgtagacatgaccaagacacgtttccggtcaataaccaatagcgggacctggatgcccatattggctcctacatattctacgaagatctttatcggtcagaccgcataacgacatacgttgttccctttgtcatcggtatgttacttgcccgagatttgatcgtcggtatccaatacctagttcaatctcgttaccggcaagtctctttactcgttccgtaatacatcatctcacaactaacatattagttgcagtgcttgcaaggcttatgtgatgtgcattaccgagagggcccagagatacctctccgacaatcggagtgacaaatcctaatctcgaaatacgccaacccaacatctacctttggagacacctgtaatgctcctttataatcacccagttacgttgtgacgtttggtagcacccaaagtgttcctccggcaaacgggagttgcataatctcatagtcataggaacatgtataagtcatgaagaaagcaatagcaacatactaaacgatcaggtgctaagctaatggaatgggtcatgtcaatcagatcattcaactaatgatgtgacctcgttaatcaaataacaactcattgttcatggtcaggaaacataaccatctttgattaacgagctagtcaagtagaggcatactagtgacactctgtttgtctatgtattcacacatgtattatgtttccggttaatacaattctagcatgaataataaacatttatcatgatataaggaaataaataataactttattattgcctctagggcatatttccttcagtatgcaCTAGGAATTCGTGTGGAATTTTTCTCCTTCGATGCTTTCAATATTGGGATGGTGACAAATGGACAGGCTTATTTTCACAGGTACGCAAGTCATGTTTGGACTACGATGTACAATGAACGCTGTGCTAACACCACTTTTTTTCCAGAGGTCAATTGATGATCCGAGAGAGTTAATGATTGCGCAACTTATATTTTCAGAAAGAAACAAGCTTGATGAAGTGAAAAACAAAGTTATTTGgatatcaaagaagaagaaatagatgCGGCACGGAGGAGTTTTGCATGTGATTGGGTGGTACTGCAGGACTATATTTTCCAAACGCTTTGCGCACTTGCTTATTAATTTTATGTAATAGACATATTTATTGATTTTGCCACTATTTTGTTCCGAAAAGATTATACACATAATTACGTTTTTTATGTCCACATGATATTCTGTTTCATAAATATTATATAATCAGTCTTTCATTGTTTATATTATGAATTCTGCATGTATTTACTACAGTCCCGTCTGCTGTCAAATATATTAAAATAAGAGAAGTACTCTGCGAATTGTTGtcgaaaaaataagaaaaaaaatgcCCGCCCGTCTCCACGGCGTGTCTTAGTAAGCCCGTCGTTATCAAGCCCACGCGGCGACTACAACAGACGTTTCGGAGCACGCCGTGGAAACTAGGCCCAACAGGGCAGAATCGACGCGGTACATCGACGGGGTAATAGACTAGAGGAGTTCAATGTGCCGACGGGAGCTGAGTATATAAGGTGGTCGCCGTCCCCTTCggctggcgaggtgggactaaacttgcgtcgGCCGCGGGGCGACGTGGACACAGCCACATGCGACGTGGGCCGGCCCAAAAAGGCAATGGACGGCGCGGACTTCTCGACGGCTCGACGCGCCGTGGGCGGGTCCAGTTACCCCCGCTGAGACGACGCGCCAGGCAAACTAactagtttagtcccacctcgccggccgAAGGCGACGACGACCAGTTTATATACAGAGCTCCCGTCGGCACATTGAACTCCTCTGGTCTATTACCCCGTCGGGGCCTGGTTTCCACGGCGTGCTCCGAAACGCCTGTTGTAGTCGCCCCGTGGGCTTGATAACGACAGGCTTACTAAGACACGCCGTGGAGATGGGcgggcattttttttctttttttcgacaACAATTCGCATAGTACTTCTCTTATTTTAATATATTTGACAGCCGACGGGACTGTAGTAAATACATGCAGAATTCATAATATAAACAATGAATAGTGAATATTTATATCAACAACAATGATGTATCAACATAACAATTCTCACCACAGTAATTTTATTGAAGTGGACAGAAAATAACAAGTCTCAAATGACAACGGTCTGTAGGCAATAATCTTGTTTCACACATATAAAATACTCAACACGAACATAAGTTTTTTAtgtaaacactagtagaaaaacacctaatagtcccggttcgtgagggcctttagtcccggttcatgaaccgggactaatgggccgttactaatacctccacccattagtcccggttcaaactagaaccgggactaatgtgcctccacgtggctctgtgcgccgagcccagtcaaggggcctttggtcccggttggtggcacctttagtcccggttggtgccaccaaccgggaccaaaggcctcttttcagcagcccaaagggcgggaaacgaagacctttggtctcggttggtggctccaacctggactaaagggggggcattggtaccggttggtgccacgaaccggtaccaatgcactcctttagttccggttggtgccaccaaccgggactaaggaCCATGTGTTGCCCGCGTTGcagcacgaaagtttagtcccacctcgctagctgaggaagctcgagagtggtttataagccccagtcccgctgccctctcgagctcctctcaaatgcaggcttatgggcctaaacGCACTCTATGTgcatgtgggcctattgggcctattgcggccctgaatcctggcccattgctgggtttctagtcatattcaggccatGGTAGCcttttaggtggcactttttttattttatttattttattttgattcttcatgtagctgtttttttagtcccacctcgccaagcgagaggcactcgcaactgtttataagccctgagtgcagagacgatgatgaagaggctcaatgctcctgcacgttggttagcttcaagccttgaggaatacgctAGACTGCatagagctatgtgcagtgcagttgacactattccgaaaggcttgaagcaaattaacaagcattgcgccttttttttatttttaatgacttattacaactgagaaataaaaagaaaaaataaatatagctgaaaagaaaaaaactatatagaaaactactcagaaatgaattgaagcaaaaaatagttgtgattaactgtactaaaaaaggagcatagatgcttatttttagtgacttattacaactcagaaataaaaagaaaagaaaatagttgtgattaactttactaaaatatgagcatagatgcttatttttaatgacttattacaactcagaaataaaaaaaaatatagcagaaaagaaaaaaattatataaaaagatactcagaaatgaattgaagcaaaaatagttttaattaactgtactaaaaaaggagcatagatgcttatttttaatgacttattacaactcagaaataaaaagaaaaaaataaatatagcagaaaagaaaaaaactataataaaagatactcagaaatgaattgaagcaaaaaatagttgtgattaactgtactaaaaaggagcatagatgcttattttaaatgacttattacaactcagaaataaaaaaaaagaaaaaatagttgtgattaactttactaaaatatgagcatagtgcttatttttaatgacttattataattcaaaaataaatagaagaaaaaatagttatgattaactttactaaaaaaatgagcatagatgcttatttttaatgacttattacaactcggaaataaaaagaaaaaataaatatagcagaaaagaaaaaaactatataaaaagctactcagaaatgagcatagatgcgcttatagaggaaattcaaattaaattcataacaaatttcaagagaaattcgtatgaatttagcctaaattccctatataagggcatctattttcattttcagatgagctcaataaggcagagagggaggggcttataaaccggtctgattcccctccggttggcgaggtgggactaaactttggccgcaacgaggaccaaccctttagtaccggttggtggaatggaccgggactaatggtcgtcctttggtcccggttcagcccaccaaccgggaccaatggtggtgggccaggagcgagggccattggtcccggttcgtcccaccaaccgggaccaataggtccagacgaaccgggaccaatggcccacgtggcccggacggccgctggggctcacgaaccgggtccaattcccccattggtcctggttctagattgaaccgggactaatgggctggaccggcctggaccattggccccttttctactagtcaAATGGAAGAGGTAAAACACTTGCATCGTCTTCACTTGAGTCTTCAAGCCCAGTTGCTGCATAGAATAAAATAAAAATTGTGAGAATCAATGTACGGTACATGAATCAACGAAACTAACATAAACAAAGCAAAAAGACGTACAGTTACATATAAATGGAAGCAGTAAAACAGATGCACCGTTCTCACTTCTGTCTTCAAGCCCAGTTGCTGCATACAAAAAACTATGAGAATCAATGCACCGTAAATGAAACAACAAAACTAACATAAACAAATGATAGACATACTCTTCATTTTTGGTGCATGTGCTCCTGTTATGACCTGAGCCGCTGCATATGCTACATTTTCATTCAGATTTCTCGTCAAATGCTTTAGGCCTTTAATTTTTTGTCACATCTGGTCCACCCTTATCGCAACCTCTACTGTTCTTCTTAGGTGCGCCCTTGGTGGAAACCTTTACTGGATCAGGAACCAAAATATGATCTCGGTTAGGCTCAAATGGATTATTGTTCACGAAGCTTTGCTGAATATCATCTTCATTTCCATGAATGTCCTTATTCACTATAATATCATCCAGAGCTGCCATCAACTTGTCGAATAAGAAGGGATTACTGCGTGCGACATGACATGCTTCTGAAGATTTGATGGTCAACTCACTATATCTAGCTCTGTCCTCACCACTCGACCAACCCCACGCAAACAAATCGCTAGTGCGCTTCACGGGCAGTCCAGCTCGTGCTTTTTTTGAGAATCTTCGCAGGACACAACACTTGGGTATCACATGTAAGTTAAGTGCATTCAAAACATGAATAATATGCTTGCAAGGAAGCCCTTTGCGAGTCATACTTCGGCAACTGCACTTTATAGTTTCTGCCGAGTTACCTGGCGTATAGTCCACATTAAATCTGTGATCCCTGTTATTCTTCCACGCAACCACAAATCTCTGACTATCGGTCCCTGTCAGTCTATCAATTACCTCAAGCTCCTGTACCTTCTTCATATCTTGTTGCAACATATAAAAGTTTGCCTGCGTGAATGCTTTCGCAGCATACGACTCAATGGCCTGACACTCAGTCACTGTTACTGGAAGAGTCTGTGAGGCCGTGTAGTCATCATAAGCTTCATCTCACGGAGGTGAACAATACAATTCTCGTAGTGTACAATCATGTCAACGATCGTCATACCATAGTCAAGATGAAGGTGCAGGCTGGAGTTCAGActctcactcctctgattactGCGCATACCAAGAAAAAACCCACCAGACAAATATGATGCAGCCCAAAgcgtcctcttcctatacatccTATGGAGCCATGTTTTTGTTTTCTCCGTCTGTCATTTGCGCACAAACGCGGCCCATCTCTCCTCAAAAACCTTATGTGTAGTGGCATAGTACAATAATGCCCTAAACTCCTTCAATGACTTGTGGTTGAGGTGTTTCTGCATATTCTTTTCAATATGCCATGAACATAGACGATGCCACACGTCAGAAAGCACCTTCCTGATAGCCCTTATCATCGCTGCATCTCCATCTGTAATTACAGATTTGGGCCTCTTCTGACAGTTAGCTTTCAAGAACGTGTTAAGCAACCAAACATATGTAGCCTCAGTCTCGTCTGAAACAATGGCGCAGGCGAATACCGTAGTGCAACGGTGGTTGTTCAGACCCACAAAAGGGATGAACGGTATTCCATACCTGTTCATCTTGTATGTGCTATCGAACACAACAACATCACCATAGTCTTGATAATCCCGACGTGACTGCGAATCACACAAGAAGAGGTTTTGGAGCCTGCCTTCAGCGTCAACCGTGTGCTCAAAGAAGAAGTCTGGATCTCTGTCCTTTCTGGTCAACATGATTCCTACGGCAGTATCAGCATCACCTTGTGCAAGCAATTTCATCTTCTCCCTATAGCACATGTTATACAGCTTTGTCCTCTGAAATGGTGACTTTGCATACGACCCATACGTGCTAAGATGTTGTCAAAAATGATATGTTTTCTTATCCCAGCTCCAGCCATAGCTAAGATCTCAGCTCTCTCAAATGCTTTGATCTGATTATGAGATCGGAGGAAAGGGACTTCGTCCGGTCGTGCAAGAGTGTGGCTGTGATCATCGGAGAAACTGCTGACATACCAAAGATTGAGCTTTTTATCAAGCTTAACTGTCAAATGGGCTTCGCATAAGAATCGACTCTCCGGTCTAAGCCTGCGGGTCCAGCCTTCCATGGTATAGAACTTGGCCTGTCGTTTTCCTGCGGCGGAACAGAGATACCTCCTCAAGCGCGGAGTCCTTGCGCGATCCTTCGAAAATTTTAGCGAGTCCTTCCTGATGCTGAACCCACGTTCTCTCGCGTGCTTGTTGTAGAACGTGTACACCTCGTCTAATGACCTGAATGTCTTTACCATCACTGCCCAATGCCTATCAAGTGACTCTTGCTGATATTCATCATAACACATGTCAAGGTCAAACTGATCATCATCGCTGTGCTCATCATTCCCGCTAGGACCATCAACACCTCCCTGCAAAATATGACATATAACCTTGCATGTCAATCTGTTCTTGTATTGTTAATAACCATAAATAATGTAAAGAACTTACTTGGCTACCGCTCCCACTACGAGATGCATCGACCTCGCTCTCGGCATTGTCATCATCTATATTATTACGCTCATTGTCACCTTTAGCATTTATCTGTGCACATGTAAAGTAACATAAGTGGTCATACAATTTTAATGTCAATCATTTCTCTACAATTTTTTCAACATATCTGGCTCACACTATCTGCATAAAATTGTTCATCTATATCATATTCCTCATCGTCATCATTGCCATGTAGCTGTACAAATTTAAAAGGACATGTAAGTGTCAAATAACTAGTTTGTATTCAATATGTTTTGGTCAACATTGAAGGCACTTACATTACCACTGTACGATTCATCCTGACTCATATAGTTGTCTCCGGGAGGTTGGTTCGCATTCAATGATGAGGATCCATTATCGCTACCGGAATCATCACTGGCGTATCCGGTTACTTGCTCCATCTATGCACATACAAATAAGGTGTGAGATCAATGCCAACATTCCACAAAACATCATCGCGAATACAGTAAATTCGTCAACAGTGACATGACTATGTGGCATGCATACAAATTTGAACATACAAAATCATTATGAGGTCATTAAGAGGTCACTACTCTCCTCTCTTATTTAGCTAAGTAGGGAATCATTTTGCATAAAAAAATGCACAAAAATGCAATGGACAAATCAAAAAGAACAAAAAGAGCCATCCTAACCTACTGTGCGCCGTTGAGGGGTCCTGGCCTGGGGTCGACGCCGATGCGTTGCTGCCACCCACGTCGTGGAGGGCGCGTACCAGGACAGGACGTTCACGGGAGCGCTGGGCGTTTCACCGGCGACACGGCGTGTGGGTGACTACGGACGCCGTCGGTGCTCGTGACTAGACGGGCACGTCGGGGTCGACGTTGTGACGGCGGTGGACCACGGCGGCATTGATGCCGCTAGGGTTTCCTAGGCGGGGATGGGGTGTCGGTTTCAGGCGACACCGGTGACACGGCGCGTGGGTGACTACGGACGCCGCCCGACGTCATGACGGCGGTGGACCACGGCGGTTTTGATGCCGCTAGGGTTTTGTACGCGGAGATGGGGTGTCGGGGTGGGGCGTAGTTTTTTTTTTTTCCTTTCCCGATCGCACTACCGAACCACACGCGTACGACGCGGGAGCACGGGGCGCGACGTACACGGGCGGCCGGCCCTACGACGGACGGCGGGTACACTAATACATAATTTAGTATGGACAATACTATCCCTTATACGTTTATTTGGggaggggggttgtaccgaagtcCTTCTCGGATACCAATGTGTGTGGTGAACTTACCTGCTTTGCATGCCATTCGCAGGCTGAGAACATGGGAGTTTGGCTCGCTGAGCTTGTTCGCCATGGACTGACAGATGCATCCAAGCAACCATCATCGGTGTCAATACCTGCCAGATGAAACTTTGCTTGGTCTTCCTCACTGCTCAAGGTAACTCCATCCCTGCATAAAAATAATATGTGTGGATCATACATATAATTCAAAAGATTAGGACTGCTTCCTTTCATGCATTGTTTTGTCACATGCCACTTACGATGTTGGAAGAAGTTTTGCTTTGGATATGCAAAACGAGGTATTGCCATTCTGGATTCCATGGCTTCTGCAAATGCGATCTTCTGAGGAACTGTGCCATCCACTGGCACTCTTATCGCTGCATGTACCGAGACCAACAACCATTCCACCATTGTTTGTCACGTCCACCGGATAGCCGGACTTTGAGCGACCCGATTGTTCATCTGGCTTTGAAGCCCTCTCACTATGAATATAACCAAACTGAAAAAAATACCCACAGGTTAGCTCGTTGTGCAGTATATGTTGCAGCAGGAATATCCGGACTCCAACTAATATTTAGTTCACCTCCATGTTGTTTCTGGTGTGGTGATTTATCTTCAGGAGAGTAGGGTGGGTAATTAGATTGAATGTGCGATCGTCGAGATGCCTCAAGTCCCCACCATACATGAGCGGTGATTTAGCCATTGACCAAAGTACCATCTGCAAAAATGTGGTCAAAGGTTTAAGACTTTGGGTTCCAACTTGGAAACAGAGATGAAGTTTCTTCAATTACAAACCTGTGTTGTTTGTTCGTCAAATGTAAGGCTAGTGGTTCTGTGAGGGCCCTGATTAGCGCCTGTATGAGAGAAAGATCAAACATTTTCGAGCGATTAGTCACACTGATGCACATTGAAAGTAGAACCGAGTCGTGCATTACAAAAAGAAATTAAGTAGCACAAAGTTATGGTTTGGATGATCACCTGCATCAGTAAGCCAGCCAAATGGAAGCATGTCTAAGTCTGGCCAAGACCTCCCTCGCAATCCGGGGGCGCCAATCTTATTCGCAGCAGCAAATGATCTACGTATTATATGATCCGGGGTGAAAAGAAGATAAAATAAACCAAATTTTACTAGAAATTACAAGTATAATATATCTAGAATTGTGTGATGAGTATCCGTTTAAATGGAATCTACCTGGCGACATCGAAATGTGGGCGAACATCTTTCCAGCTGTCCCAATCATCTCCTGTTAccctgtactccctccgtccggaaatacttgtcatcaaaatgaatagaaggggatgtatctagagtatttccggacggagggagtacatgtcaaCATGTTGTGTGATATTCTCAGCTAATGCTGGAGTGACAGCGGTTCCTGGGGAGATGGATAGGACGACTGGTCTCTCAAGCTCTTTCAGGATCTGCAAAACGCAATGTGAATTTCCCATGAATTGATCTCAACAGATTGCCAATTGTGATGTAGTAGCTAATTCTAGAATGGAGGGCTACATTAATTAATTCATACCTCTGAAACGGCCACGATCTCTTTCGGGCTATAATCCGTGCCAAAGATGCAATCTAGCTTTACTGCAAATAGAACAATTTGGTGCATCATGTTACCGTTGCTGAGATTTCAGTTTCTAGCGTCGCACATTGTACAGGACGACAATCCGCTTCTCAAAATCAGAATAATGTAGCTAAAAATAGTATGAAGTTGTGCTTACTGAAATCGACACCCCAATCGACATACTGCCGGTAGAGAGACCTTAGGAATGCTCGTCCGGCTCCCAAGTCGGTATTTACACTCATAAATCCTTTTGGCATCCACGCACATGTCCTGTGGGTGAGGCCTATGTCACGCGCCCTCCATTGTCGGCCATTCTCTACATAGGCTTTTCCCTGAATCAAAATTGCAAAAACACACACACTAAGATCTCTTTCTTTTATGGCTGTAACGAGGTAACTTACTCCGCTTAAGCTACTACTACTGTCgtgcccccgcaaaaaaaaaactactACTGTCATGATGAGAAATTTTAGGACGATGCCCGATCTTACTTTCTAAGAGGTAAGAAGACAATTTGATCCTAGCTGTTGATTAGACAAGGGTATATACTTGTCTACGGAAATATGGTTGGTATAACAAGATCATGTGCTGTTTGGAGATAATTAGATAGAAACTATTATTACATGACATAATTGGATAGTAATAACTATGGGAATAATAATTGGATAGTAATAATTACCGAACAATAATAATTGGATAGTAATAGTACTAAGTAAATATAATATTTTTGGGGGAGTAAATGTAATATTGAGCATGCTAAACATGTTTAGCACTAAACATCAAATCAACATAGGTTGTTGCATTGACATGGATGAGCGGGTGAGATCCATTGGATCTCCAACATTCGCTCTTTTATACTAGAATTAGAAAGAAATAGATACGAAAATATGCATATATTTCTGGACGTGAAAGATTGTACCAAAATATTACAAAATAGTAACTACAAAAAACTTCAAAATGAAGCAAAGTTCAGCTATTCCAGTGGGTAAGACCACGTGGAACATGTGGTAAGCAACCCACCAAACCTGAAGACAAAAAAAGCTATACTACTCCAGAAGTataacaaaagaaaaaaagaatcaaGATGAAGACGAGTACCGTGCGGACGTCGAGGATGGGCGTGTTGGCGTTGACGGCCTGGGTGCTGATCCCGTTCATGAGGTGGATGCCGAACTTGAAGCCCATGGCATGGACCTTATCGGCGATCGGCCTGAaccctccgccgcctcggcccgaCGGGAACCTCTGCGGGTCAGGGTACGGGCGCCCCCACTGGTCCATGCTGTCGAAGCCGTACGCGCCCACCCCCGAGCCGGCAGCGATCCTCCGGTACCACAGGAAGTCTATCACCGCGTACTGCGTGCGTGCGTGCAGCATCTCAAGTCATGTCGCATTGTCGCAGCAGCAGAGAAGAAATGCAGTATGATCGTATGAAACTATGGACCGGATTGTCTTGTCACCTACCTGGTATCCATGGGGAAGCAGCCTGTTGGCCATGATCCGCGCGTTGTCGAGGAACGCGGCCTCGTCGATGATCCACGAGAAGGAGTCGTACGAGTTCCAGCCCCTCGGCGGCACTGCGGTGAGCTGCTGCTGCCGGCGGCCATCTCCCGCAGAGCCGGCCGTCCAGATCAGGGACGTGAGGAGGAGGGCGACGCAGAGCATGCCCGCCATGCATGGAGATGAGGTGTGAGCGGCTTCAGCTGCGTGCTGTACTGCGAGCAGGGTCGGCCGCGGCAGGCAATTATAGCGAAGCGGTTGGGGCTGTGGAATGTGGTGGAGATCGGGTTCACATGAATGCATGCATGCGCAGGCAGGTTTGGAGGGATGCTGAGAAGCGGCCGAGTCCATTTGGAGTCCATCTGGCCGCTGACGCGTTGCCCAACGTGGATACGGCCGGTGGTCCTTGCCATGGCCATCGATCTCGTGATCGTATTATgcatcatcgtcatcgtcgccaATTTTTTATTCGGCGCAATCTTTTCTAGTAATAGTGAAAATTATTACAAAATCCACTTCGAAAGATAATGAAAATTATTAGCAGGGTTTAATTGCATTCTAAGGTACGATCTATTTTTATTCGTCTCAATCTTTTGGATTACAAAAAGATTGTGGAATTTAATAGCAATCCATCTGGATGAGGCTCACGCGCAACATGGATACGACCGGTGGTGAGGATACTGtagcatccccccccccccccgacacacgcACACAAACAAAAAAGGAGGGTACTGTAGCATGGTGTGATAATTTTGACTTTTTTTAGAAAAGCATAGGCATTCACATACCAGTAGACTAAAAACCTGACAAAAATATCAGCTTTTTTATTCTATCTTCAGTTACCTCAAGTTTAGTTTGTTACCGTTGAGTtcttttttgagagagagagagagagagagagagagtcattaCGTCTGAACCTTGTTACACAAATCACCATCACTTAAGGTGTTCTAACACAAGACATGTGTTTTCCAAAAAAACACATAGGACAGGTAATTATGCCCTTGCAATCTTTAGAGAAAAATATATTAGAGGGAGGTG
Above is a window of Triticum aestivum cultivar Chinese Spring chromosome 6B, IWGSC CS RefSeq v2.1, whole genome shotgun sequence DNA encoding:
- the LOC123135696 gene encoding uncharacterized protein; this encodes MAGMLCVALLLTSLIWTAGSAGDGRRQQQLTAVPPRGWNSYDSFSWIIDEAAFLDNARIMANRLLPHGYQYAVIDFLWYRRIAAGSGVGAYGFDSMDQWGRPYPDPQRFPSGRGGGGFRPIADKVHAMGFKFGIHLMNGISTQAVNANTPILDVRTGKAYVENGRQWRARDIGLTHRTCAWMPKGFMSVNTDLGAGRAFLRSLYRQYVDWGVDFIKLDCIFGTDYSPKEIVAVSEILKELERPVVLSISPGTAVTPALAENITQHVDMEYRVTGDDWDSWKDVRPHFDVARSFAAANKIGAPGLRGRSWPDLDMLPFGWLTDAGANQGPHRTTSLTFDEQTTQMVLWSMAKSPLMYGGDLRHLDDRTFNLITHPTLLKINHHTRNNMEFGYIHSERASKPDEQSGRSKSGYPVDVTNNGGMVVGLGTCSDKSASGWHSSSEDRICRSHGIQNGNTSFCISKAKLLPTSDGVTLSSEEDQAKFHLAGIDTDDGCLDASVSPWRTSSASQTPMFSACEWHAKQMEQVTGYASDDSGSDNGSSSLNANQPPGDNYMSQDESYSGNLHGNDDDEEYDIDEQFYADSINAKGDNERNNIDDDNAESEVDASRSGSGSQGGVDGPSGNDEHSDDDQFDLDMCYDEYQQESLDRHWAVMVKTFRSLDEVYTFYNKHARERGFSIRKDSLKFSKDRARTPRLRRYLCSAAGKRQAKFYTMEGWTRRLRPESRFLCEAHLTVKLDKKLNLWYVSSFSDDHSHTLARPDEVPFLRSHNQIKAFERAEILAMAGAGIRKHIIFDNILARMGRMQSHHFRGQSCITCAIGRR